From Phenylobacterium immobile (ATCC 35973), a single genomic window includes:
- a CDS encoding DDE-type integrase/transposase/recombinase encodes MLHQDITAEPTTFKRHRYPADVIRYAVGLYIRRGFSLKDVEERMRERGVEVSSEAIRGWTIKFAEQMERARPAPRSFASSEPRWRFDEMVCTVAGRRMYLWRAVAQDGQVLDLVLQVRRDAWSALVQLKRLLGQGYMDA; translated from the coding sequence ATGTTGCATCAGGACATCACCGCCGAACCGACCACCTTCAAGCGGCACCGCTATCCCGCCGATGTGATCCGCTATGCTGTGGGGCTCTACATAAGGCGCGGCTTCAGCTTGAAGGACGTTGAAGAGCGGATGCGCGAACGCGGTGTCGAAGTCTCTTCCGAAGCGATCCGCGGCTGGACCATCAAGTTCGCCGAGCAGATGGAGCGGGCCAGGCCGGCGCCCCGCAGCTTCGCCTCGTCTGAGCCGCGCTGGCGTTTCGATGAGATGGTCTGCACCGTGGCGGGCCGCCGGATGTACCTCTGGCGTGCGGTCGCCCAGGACGGCCAGGTGTTGGATCTCGTCTTGCAGGTCCGGCGCGACGCCTGGTCGGCGTTGGTGCAGCTGAAGCGGCTTCTGGGTCAGGGGTACATGGACGCCTAA
- a CDS encoding response regulator: protein MTGTPQRAHLLLVDDEPDILVALTDLLEDTYEISTFTSPPEALAFLAAGAAIDVIVSDQRMPQMTGDVFLAQARTLTDADAILLTGYADLSAVTAALNQGGIVGYAAKPWEPKGLTAMIASAVERRTLRAALAREQALLRGLMESLPAAVAFKDADGRFVQLNDAKAQAMGVVREMALGLREQQVTGAAPGEAETIALSEGRTVQVVVETEGPAPRWTQFTAVPIGPTATPTHVAIVEHDITEQRLAEQQLRQSDKLRALGTLAGGVAHDFNNLLTAILGGLELAARKLHDEEAVRRYLDNATLAAQKGAALTQRLLGFSRQTDSRPSVVRIGELMDGAQDLVVRTLGASVATDWRIDDDLWPTAIEADQLELALLNLAINARDAMPGGGVITLTARNLTLIDPQPPLDVTPGDYVVLSVGDTGEGMTPEVMARVLEPFFTTKPVGKGTGLGLPMVYGFAQRSGGALTIDSEPGAGSTISLYLPRCADPLAGDAAETGAQDARGSTRACVLVVDDEPAVRGVTASFLNDLGHAVVEAEGPDRALEILQARDDLDLVLVDFAMPGMNGVDLALRARALRPGLPVILLTGYFDVEAAPKDMPVLYKPFTEATLRRAVDEALADPIAG, encoded by the coding sequence ATGACCGGGACGCCGCAGCGCGCGCATCTTCTGTTAGTGGACGACGAGCCGGACATCTTGGTCGCGCTGACGGATCTGCTGGAAGACACCTACGAGATCTCGACCTTCACCTCGCCGCCAGAGGCCCTGGCCTTCCTGGCCGCCGGCGCGGCGATCGACGTGATCGTGTCGGACCAGCGCATGCCGCAAATGACGGGCGACGTCTTCCTGGCCCAGGCGCGCACGCTTACGGACGCCGACGCCATCCTGCTGACGGGCTACGCAGACCTGAGCGCAGTGACCGCCGCCCTGAACCAGGGCGGCATCGTCGGCTACGCCGCCAAGCCGTGGGAGCCCAAGGGCCTGACCGCCATGATCGCCTCGGCGGTCGAGCGGCGCACTTTGCGGGCCGCCCTGGCGCGTGAACAGGCGCTGTTACGGGGCCTGATGGAAAGCCTGCCCGCCGCCGTCGCCTTCAAAGACGCTGACGGCCGGTTCGTCCAGTTGAACGACGCGAAGGCGCAAGCGATGGGCGTGGTCCGCGAGATGGCGCTTGGCCTGCGCGAACAGCAGGTGACCGGCGCGGCGCCCGGCGAGGCCGAGACCATCGCGCTGAGCGAAGGGCGCACCGTCCAGGTGGTGGTCGAGACCGAGGGCCCGGCGCCGCGCTGGACCCAGTTCACCGCCGTGCCGATCGGGCCGACGGCCACGCCGACCCATGTCGCGATCGTCGAACACGACATCACCGAGCAACGGCTGGCCGAGCAGCAATTGCGTCAATCGGACAAGCTGCGGGCGCTGGGGACCTTGGCCGGAGGCGTCGCCCACGATTTCAACAACCTGCTCACCGCGATCCTCGGCGGCCTGGAACTCGCGGCGCGCAAGCTTCACGATGAAGAGGCCGTCCGCCGTTACCTGGATAACGCGACCCTCGCCGCCCAGAAGGGCGCAGCGCTGACCCAGCGCCTGCTAGGGTTCAGCCGCCAGACCGACAGCCGGCCGTCGGTGGTGCGCATCGGCGAGTTGATGGACGGCGCGCAGGACCTTGTCGTGCGCACCTTGGGCGCCTCGGTGGCCACCGACTGGCGGATCGACGACGACCTCTGGCCCACGGCTATCGAGGCCGACCAGCTTGAGCTCGCCCTGCTGAACCTGGCGATCAACGCGCGTGACGCCATGCCTGGCGGCGGCGTGATCACCCTGACGGCCCGCAACCTGACCCTCATCGATCCACAGCCGCCCCTCGACGTAACGCCTGGCGACTATGTGGTCTTGAGCGTCGGCGACACCGGCGAGGGCATGACGCCCGAGGTCATGGCCCGCGTCCTCGAACCATTCTTTACAACTAAGCCCGTCGGCAAGGGCACCGGCCTTGGCCTGCCCATGGTCTACGGCTTCGCCCAGCGCTCCGGCGGCGCTCTGACCATCGACAGCGAGCCGGGCGCCGGTTCGACCATCTCCCTCTATCTGCCCCGATGCGCAGACCCGCTCGCCGGCGACGCCGCCGAGACCGGCGCGCAAGACGCGAGAGGTTCAACGCGGGCCTGCGTCCTCGTGGTCGATGACGAGCCGGCGGTGCGCGGGGTGACCGCGTCTTTCCTGAACGATCTCGGCCACGCCGTCGTGGAGGCTGAAGGGCCCGATCGCGCCCTGGAGATCCTGCAGGCGCGTGACGATCTGGATCTCGTGCTGGTCGACTTCGCCATGCCCGGCATGAATGGGGTCGACCTTGCGCTCCGTGCGCGCGCCCTTCGCCCTGGCCTGCCGGTTATCCTGCTGACCGGCTACTTCGATGTGGAGGCCGCGCCCAAGGACATGCCAGTCCTCTACAAACCTTTCACCGAGGCGACCCTGCGCCGCGCCGTCGATGAGGCGCTGGCGGATCCCATCGCTGGCTGA
- a CDS encoding Crp/Fnr family transcriptional regulator, translating to MSDKGRPGLLDVLDQDAQRDLIARARTMRVRKGQFVLARGETSTEVFLVREGRLNVLLYASDGREVSLRELTEGQLFGELSAIDGETRSVGVVALTDARLLAISQSVFQALVRDNVAAAGWLVRRLTSQVRSLTDRVFELSALNVRARLHCELIRIARSRGSEDQPAPTHAELANRIGTHREAVTRELKVLADRKIIKSGRRRIEFLDMAGLEEVVAANLRAPVGEEGWW from the coding sequence ATGTCGGACAAGGGGCGGCCTGGGCTGCTCGATGTGCTTGATCAGGACGCGCAGCGCGACCTCATCGCGCGCGCGAGAACGATGCGCGTGCGCAAGGGCCAGTTCGTCCTGGCGCGCGGTGAAACCTCTACGGAAGTGTTCCTGGTGCGCGAAGGCCGCCTGAACGTCCTGCTCTACGCCAGCGACGGCCGGGAGGTCTCTCTGCGGGAGCTCACCGAGGGCCAGCTGTTCGGCGAACTATCCGCCATCGACGGTGAGACCCGCTCGGTCGGCGTCGTCGCCCTGACGGACGCGCGGCTGCTGGCGATTTCCCAGTCCGTCTTCCAGGCCCTCGTGCGCGACAACGTGGCCGCAGCCGGCTGGCTGGTTCGACGGCTGACCTCGCAGGTTCGCAGTCTGACCGACCGGGTTTTCGAACTCAGCGCGCTGAACGTCCGCGCACGGTTGCACTGCGAGTTGATCCGCATCGCCCGATCGCGCGGGTCGGAGGACCAGCCCGCCCCAACCCACGCCGAGCTCGCCAACCGCATCGGCACGCACCGCGAGGCCGTCACGCGCGAGTTGAAGGTCTTGGCGGATCGCAAGATTATCAAGAGCGGCCGGCGACGGATCGAATTTCTGGATATGGCCGGGCTTGAGGAGGTGGTCGCCGCCAACCTCCGCGCGCCGGTCGGGGAGGAAGGCTGGTGGTGA
- a CDS encoding response regulator, whose translation MSEGAQILVVEDSETQALALRRVLEAEGFTVQTATSAERALEMLNEQVPDLLVADFHLPGMDGRELSRQIRLNGRTRALPLLMLTSARELDLERQGLESGADAYVPKAAGMDVVVARLRTLLRPALVAPRPERGDAFRPGVLLVVHDSATQRLRLSHLLAHEGYETLSASTLDEAVALATDAVDCVVAPFSGLGLPELELCRRLDALRMTRAAGFQIVVIGPGADRPNDLAATFGAGADGVVASDDDDDVLKVRIRALMRRKLLADENRRVDEAEARAAVADELAAANGRLREAQAQLVQSAKMASLGELVAGIAHEINNPLAFILGHQDTIERLSANALEALPPDSPPAVDLTKARDRLASMRIGLQRIQELVLNLRKFSRLDHAEKQDLDVADAAETVLALLKPKLGAIEIQRDMTAKGLLHGSPALLNQVVMNIVANAADALDGAGVIRIATANDGETYRIDIDDSGPGVPADVRERIFEPFFTTKPVGSGTGLGLAIAYNVVKAHGGEILVGDSPLGGARFSLMLPVGRSL comes from the coding sequence ATGAGCGAAGGCGCGCAAATCCTTGTGGTCGAGGATTCCGAGACCCAGGCGCTGGCCTTGCGGCGGGTCTTGGAGGCCGAGGGCTTCACCGTGCAGACGGCGACCAGCGCCGAGCGGGCGCTGGAGATGCTGAACGAGCAGGTGCCGGACCTGCTTGTCGCCGACTTCCACCTGCCCGGCATGGATGGCCGCGAGCTGTCGCGGCAGATTCGGCTCAATGGCAGGACCCGCGCCCTGCCGCTGCTGATGTTGACCAGCGCCCGGGAGCTTGACCTGGAGCGTCAAGGCCTGGAGAGCGGCGCCGACGCCTATGTGCCGAAGGCCGCGGGCATGGATGTCGTGGTGGCCCGCCTGCGCACCCTGCTGCGGCCAGCGCTCGTCGCGCCCCGGCCCGAACGCGGCGACGCTTTCCGCCCCGGCGTGCTGTTGGTGGTCCATGACAGCGCCACCCAGCGACTGCGCCTCTCACATCTGTTGGCCCACGAGGGCTACGAGACCCTCTCAGCCTCGACCCTGGACGAAGCTGTGGCCCTGGCGACCGACGCTGTCGACTGCGTCGTAGCGCCCTTCTCAGGCCTCGGACTGCCAGAATTGGAGCTTTGCCGAAGACTGGACGCCTTGCGCATGACCCGCGCCGCGGGCTTCCAGATCGTGGTCATCGGCCCCGGCGCGGATCGGCCTAACGATTTGGCGGCGACCTTCGGCGCCGGCGCCGACGGCGTGGTGGCCAGCGACGATGACGACGATGTGCTGAAGGTGCGGATCCGCGCCCTGATGCGCCGCAAGCTGCTGGCCGACGAAAACCGACGCGTCGACGAAGCGGAGGCCCGCGCCGCGGTCGCTGATGAACTGGCCGCCGCCAATGGCCGTCTGCGTGAGGCCCAGGCCCAGTTGGTGCAGTCCGCCAAGATGGCGTCGCTGGGCGAACTCGTCGCCGGCATTGCGCACGAAATCAACAATCCCTTGGCCTTCATCCTCGGCCACCAGGACACGATTGAACGGCTGAGCGCCAACGCGCTCGAAGCCCTGCCGCCGGATTCGCCGCCGGCCGTGGACCTCACCAAGGCGCGCGACCGCCTCGCCTCAATGCGCATCGGCCTGCAGCGTATCCAGGAGCTCGTCTTGAACCTGCGGAAGTTTTCGCGTCTGGATCACGCCGAGAAACAGGACCTCGATGTCGCAGATGCGGCTGAAACCGTCCTGGCGCTGCTCAAGCCCAAACTCGGCGCCATCGAAATTCAGCGCGATATGACGGCCAAGGGCTTGCTTCATGGCTCACCGGCGCTGTTGAACCAGGTGGTGATGAACATTGTCGCCAACGCCGCCGACGCCCTGGACGGCGCAGGCGTGATCCGGATCGCCACGGCGAACGATGGCGAGACCTATCGAATCGACATCGATGACTCTGGTCCCGGAGTTCCCGCCGACGTCCGTGAACGGATCTTCGAGCCTTTCTTCACCACCAAGCCAGTGGGCTCAGGCACGGGCCTGGGGCTCGCCATCGCCTATAACGTCGTCAAGGCGCATGGCGGCGAGATCCTGGTCGGCGACAGCCCGCTGGGCGGCGCGCGCTTCTCCTTGATGCTGCCTGTCGGGCGTTCCCTATGA